The genomic stretch GAATCAGTTGGAGATGAGTCAGCTTCAAAACATCGTCGACGTCAGCACCGACTGCATTAAAGTGCTTGATCTCGACGCCCATCTGCTATCGATGAATACTGGCGGGATGGCCACCATGGAGATCGGCGACTTCAGTCTTTGCCAGCACCAACGCTGGCCGAGCTTCTGGGAAGGAGAAGCCCGCCTTCAGGTCGAACGCGCCCTCGAAGCGGCCAGAGCGGGAGAAGCCTCAGTCTTCGAGGGGCCGGCCCAGACGTTTGCGGGGACGCCCAAGTGGTGGGAAGTCCGGATCTCACCGATTCGGGATCAAGGCGGCACCATCACCAAGTTGCTGGCGATCTCGCGCGACATTACCGACCGCAAGACAGCCGAATTCCGGCTCCAGGAAAGTGAAGCGCGTCTGCGGGCTCAGGCCGAGATGCTCAGTCTTCAGGCCAGCCAAAACGAACAGGCCCTGTTTGCCTTCGTGCGCTTCACGACGAAGGTGGCGAGCAGCACGGATTCTGAGCTGCTCGCCACCGCCGCGTCAGACGTGATAAGAGAGGTGATCGGCGGTGCCATGAGCGGGTTTTACTTGATCCAGGGAGATACCGCCCATCCGCTGATGTTCTCGAGCAACACCCCGCCGGAAGTTCAGGCGCTCCGGCGGCCCGGGTTATCCGTCCAGTATCCCCTGATTCAGCAAGCGCTGGAACAACGCCGGGCCGCTTTTGCCGAGCACGACCAAGCCCGTCAGCAGTCGGTGGGCTACGCCAGTGCTCTGAGCGTCACCCCGTACTTCCGGCAGGGCCAGCCGTATGCCCTGTTCGCCACCGGGATTGACCGCTCCAGCTGGTCAGCGCGGGAACGGGCCATCATCGAGTCTGTCGGCAACGGCCTGGGCCTGGCGCTGGAACGCGCTGGGCAGGCCCGGCAACTGACCGCCCAGCGTGACATGCTTCAGGCGGCCAATGAAGAACTCGAAGCCTTTGCCTATTCGGTCTCGCACGACCTGCGTACCCCGGTGCGCCACATCGTCAGCTTCGGGGCGCTGCTGCGCCGTTCCCTGCCCGAGCAGCTGGACGCCAAGACCCAGCGGTATTTCAACGTGGTGGAAACGGCCGCCGTTACCCTCAATCAGTTGATCGACGGCATGCTCGACCTCTCGCGCACCTCACGTCAGCCGCTCGAGGCCGGGCAGGTTGATCTGAGCCGCCTGCTCAGCGCGGCGCGTCAGGAGATCGGGGCCGCCGAACCCTCACGCCAGATCACTTGGCAGGTCGCCAAGTTACCGGTGGTCACGGGCGACGCCGCCTTGCTGCGCCGGGTGATGAGCGCCCTGCTAAGCAACGCCGTGAAGTACACCCGGCCACGTGAGGCAGCGGTGATCGAAGTGTGGGCCGAGGACCGTGAGCAGACCTGGGCCGTGTTCGTGCGCGACAACGGCGTGGGTTTTGATCCGCGCTACAAAGACAAGCTGTTTACCGTTTTCCAGCGCCTGCACCGTCAAGAAGACTTCGAGGGTGCAGGGGTGAGTCTCGCCAATGCCCGGCGGATCATGGCCCGGCACGGGGGAGTGATGACCGCCGATGGTCAGGTCGGGAAGGGTGCGACCTTCGGCTTCATCCTGCCAAAAGCGGCCAGCGATTGGGCTGAGCCGGCCCATTGACGTGGTCGCCGCCTCTACTCAGGTGGGCCAAGCGGCGTAAGGATTGGCCGCGCTGCTGAGCAACTTTGGACGGTGCCGCGCCGCGCCTGAAACCTGGGATTGAACATAGCCCCAGTGAGCGGCGCTGCAAAGCGCTTACACTGCATCAGCTATGAACGATACAGAGACCCCCTTTAATGCTGCTGCGGATCAAGCGGCGCAGCTGATCACCCACCTTCAGGGTGTGACGCAGGCGCTGGCCGCCGTCCGCCAGCAGGGTGAGGTCTTTGGCATCATCTTGAACGACGCGCTGGAAGCCCTCCAGGGCATCGCCGGGACCGTCTTGCTGGTGCAGGGCAACCGGCTGTACGTCGCGGCCCGGCGGGGTCACGATGACGCCAGCGTCTGGCAGGACAGCGTTCTGAGTGACTCGCGCCCTGGCCCGGATGTCCTGCGTTCCAACACCCCGCTCTTCTTCAGCGGCAGCGGCGATCTGGTCAGCGCCTATCCCCAGCTCGAAGTGCACAGCGGCGGCGTGGCGGCGGTGGCCAGCGCGGTGTTGCCGATGGTCGAAGATGGCCAGCCGCTGGGCGTGATCGTGCTGGACTTCCGCGAGCCGCACGACTTCACCACCGATGAGGAGCGCTTCCTCCTGACGCTGGCCGGGCAGTGCGCTCTGGCGCTCGACCGGGTGCGGCTTTCAGGCAACTTAGAGCGCCAAGTGCAAGACCGCACCGCCGAACTCGAAGCCTTTGTGCGCTTCACTGAACTGGCCGACGGCGAGACGGACGTGCTGGCCCTGGCCGGGCACGCCGAAGAGGTGCTGAGCCTTCTTTTCCCCGGCTGCACCAACGGCTACTACGCTCTAGAAGATGGGGCCTGGAAACTCAAGGTCTACAGCCGCGATCTGGAAGCTGACCCAGACCTGCTGGCCTCGCTCAAGGCTGGGCTGCCGCTGGATACGCCGGTATTCGCTCAGTCGGCGCGAACTGGCGGCCCAGTGTTTGTTGAAGGCTGGAACCCTGAGAAAGAGCAGATTGCCCAGACCGAGGCGTACCAGAGTGTCGGCACCTATCCGTTGTCGGTCGGCGGCAGCATCCAAGCGGTCTTCGTGCTGGGCCGCAGAGACACCCCACACTGGACGGCCCACCAGCAAGCGGTGTTTCATTCGGTGGGCCGCAGTCTCAAGCTGGCCCTCGAGCGTACCGAGCAGACCCGGCAGCTGAAGATGCAGCGCGACATGCTTCAGGCGTCCAACGAGGAACTCGAAGCCTTTACCTACTCGGTCTCGCACGATCTGCGCACTCCGGTGCGGCACATCATCGCCTTTGGCGGCCTGCTGCGCCGCTCACTGCCGGGGCCGCTGAGCGAGAAGGCCGAGCGCTACTTTGGCGTCGTCGAAGCTGCTGCCGTCCATCTTAACCAGCTGATTGACGGCATTTTGGAGATCTCGCGCACTTCCCGGCAACCTCTCAGGGTGGGGAAGGTCGATCTGGGCCGGTTGGTGGAGATGGTCCACAAAGAGCTGAGCGCGGCTGCCCCTGACCGTGAGATCAGCTGGAAAGTCGCCGAGCTGCCGACGGTGACGGGCGACGCTGATCTGCTGCGGCGGGTGGTGATGGCCCTGCTGAGCAACGCGGTGAAGTACACCCGTACCCGTGAGCAAGCCGTCATCGAGATCTGGGCTGAGGAGCAGCCGCAGAGTTGGACGGTGCTGGTGCGCGACAACGGGATAGGCTTCGGGCCGCAGTATCAGGGCAAACTGTTCACGATGTTCCAGCGCCTGCACCCTCAGGAGGAGTATGAGGGAGCGGGGGTAGATCTGGCCAATGCCCGGCGGATCGTGACCCGGCACGGCGGTACGGTGATGGCACAGGGCCGTCCTGGCGTAGGGGCCACCTTCGGCTTCACCTTGCCCAAAGCCGCCGTCCAGCGTGAGAAGGCTGCTCTCTAGGGCGGTCTCCCCTTGCGCTCAGGAGTCTCGTCTTACGCGGGCACGCTGACTTTTTAAGAAAGAAGCCATCAGAAACAAGCGTTCCAGACGTGATGAGATGTTGCAGCAGGCCAAGTGAAAGCAGCACAGCTCTGCCGCTCAGGCTGAAGCGGTGGCAAAGCCAAATAGCGTGGCCGAAGACCGCCAGAAAAAACTGGTGGCCGCTGGATTGCTGAGCACTCAGCCCACTTTTGCCTGCTCCCAACACCTTGCCGCAGCCCTGATCAGGTTACACTGGCGGGGTGAAACTCGATCTGGATCAACTGCTGACACTCTCCAACCTCAATGGCGTGCCCGGACGCGAGGACGCCGTGCGGGAGTATGTCCAACAGCAACTCGGCGGCCTGGTAGATGATTTGCGCGTCGACGCTTTGGGCAATCTGATTGCCTTCCGCGCGGGCCGGGACGCGCCCAGTGGCAAAGCCAAAGAGCGGGTGATGCTCAGTGCCCACATGGACGAGATCGGCTTTCTGGTGCGTTACATCGACGAGCGGGGCTTTTTACGGGTGCAGGCGCTGGGCGGCTTCGATCCGCGCAACCTGTTTGCCCGCAATGTGACGGTGCAGACGCGCGGCGAGGCGTTGCCCGGCGTTCTGACCCCGGGAGGCCGCCCTATCCATATCTCCAACCCCGAAGACCGCAGCAAGGTGCCGGAACTGCGGGCCTTTTTTGTGGATCTGGGTCTGGACGCGGAGGCGGTGCGCCAGCAGGTGCGGGTCGGGGATATGGTCACGCTCGACCAGCAGGCGCGGCGGATGGGTCAATTGGTGGTGGGCAAGGCGATGGACGACCGCGCCAGCGTTTTCATGCAGCTCGAAGTGCTGCGCCAGTTGACCGGCCCGCCACGTCACGACCTCTACGCGGTGTTCAGCACCCAAGAAGAAGTCGGGCTGCGCGGCGCAGTCACCGCCGCTTACAGCGTGCAGCCGAGCATAGGCATCGGGCTGGACGTGACGCTGGCCGTCGATACGCCAGGCGTTGAGGCGGACGAGGCGGTGACCCGGATGGGAGAAGGCATCGGCATCAAGGTCTACGACAGCAGCATGATCAGCACCCGCTGGCTGGTTGACGAGTTCGTAGACTTGGCTGAGCAAGAAGGCGTCGCGTACCAGTTGGAGGTGCTCTCGCAGGGCGGCACCGACGGCGCGGCCATTCAGGGCAGCCGCTCAGGAGTGCCTACGCTGACGCTGAGCCTACCGACCCGTTACATCCACAGCGTCACCGAAGCGGTGCATGTCAGCGATCTGGAAGCGGGCGTCGCCTTGCTGCTGGCTTACCTGAAGTAAATGAGCGCGGTTTCGCCGCAATGCGCTGTCCAACAGCTCTCTGATATGCGGCCTGCCGAACTGATAGGGGGCGGGTAGAACCTCCAGCGACTTGCGATCATAATCATAAGCAGTTTGATGCTGCCGACTGACTCCACCCGTACCCTCGCTGCCCGGAGCGCAGCCACTTCGTCTACTTCTGACGGGTTGGCTCCGGACCGTTTGCGTCGGCGCGTTTATTTGGGAGCGACAGCGCTGGGCATCGGCGTTTTGATAGGAAGCTGGATCATCAACATCCAGGCACCGCGTCCGGATCTCTACATTTCAATCGGGCATCCTCTTTTGCTGTTGCAATGTCTGTGGGTCATGGTCTGGCTGCTTCAGGGCCGCGCTCTGAACGTCGCTGAACGGGTGGTCTTGATCGTCAATTCCCTGTCCATCCTCGTGCAAATGCTGCTGGCTCTCGTCGCCCAAGACAGCCAGTTGATCGGCCTCACCAGCGCGGCGTACTGGATGCTGGTGGCCGTTTCAATTTTGACTTTTCTGCTGTTCAACAACCGCCAAGCGCTCCTGATCTGCGGCGGAATGTATACATTGGCGGTCGCCTTGCCGTGGAGCATTCTGCTGCTTCGGGGCGCTCAGCTTGAAACTTACGGCGACCTGGGCAGGGTTCAGTTGACTTGCGGCGCTGTTCTGGTGTTGTTGTCGCTGCTGGCGTGGTACAAAGAGCGCTTTGCGGCCGAACAAGGGCAGCGCTATTTACTCGAACGGTTGGCCTACACCGATCCGTTGACGCAGCTTCCCAACCGTCACGCGCTCTACCTTGAGATTGACCGTTTACTCACTGAAAGCGGTGAGGGCCATCACGGCTGTTTGATTTTGCTCGATATCGATCACTTTAAGCGTGTCAACGACACCTTCGGTCACACCATCGGCGATCAGGTACTCACTGAAATTGCTTCTCGTCTGCGGCGCGAGGTGGGGGCGCAGGGTTGCGTGGGGCGCTGGGGTGGTGAAGAGTTTCTGATCACTCTGCCTAGAGTTTCGCAGGACGAGGGCTGCGTATTGGCAGAGCGGTTACGCAACGCTATAGCGTTACCACTGCTTACGGAGGCCGGTGTGGTGACGGCCAGTTTTGGGATCACGCCTTGCTTTGCCGGAGACGATTTGCAACGTCTGACCGCCCGCGCCGACCGCGCCCTTTATGCTGCCAAAGAGTCAGGACGTAACCGGGTGGTCGTCGTGGCCGCTGATCTGGAAGATCAAGCCTCACCAGCGCTGACCGAATTCTCCTTATCGTGATGTGCAGCCGTGTTGCCTTACTCAGGCTGGTGGGGGAGCCTGAGTAAGGCAACACAACCGGTGGTACTCAATCGCCGCCTCACACACTGCTTGGTGAGCGCGGACGAACATGGCAAAGCGCTGGCCGTAGATGGTCTCGTCGGGCGCTTCTGTAATCACAGTGAGAGGGCAGAGCGCCTCAGGATACTCGGCCAGTAAAAACGGCAACCCCCGAATCAGTTCGTAATGTGGTGGGCCGCTGTGCGCGGCTCCTGTCCGGCAGGCGCGGGTGGTGTGTGCCACCACGTCATCCAGGGTCGTCAGGCGCGTAGCGATAGCGTCGGCTAATCGGTGGGCGCTCTTCTGATGCCCCGAGTGATACCGGATGATGGTCAGGAAACCGGCGGGCAGCGCCCAAGACTCGAATCCAAAAGGAGCGTAACCGCTGTAAGGTCGCACCCACTCGTGCGCGGGGTAGCCGTGCAGGTTGAGGTGGAGCGACGCGCCGATCTCTCCAGCGGCCCAGGCCCGTGCACGGGCTTCCCAGCGGGGATCGCCGTTTCTGAGTCTGAATTCCAGATCGTCGCCCAGCGAGGTGTAGCGGGCGGCGTGGTGCATATGCTCAGGGTTAAGCTGGGTCAGCGCCCGGTGCAGGTGGGCACCGTCTGGATTTTCCAAGGGCAGCACGGCAAAGGGCAGCGGGTTGGCCGCCAGCGTGCCGATGAGCTGCGCGGCGGCAACCGGGCCGGTGGTCTCGTTGGCGTGCTGGCCGCTGGTAAGCAGCACCCCGCGTGCCAGAAATTCCGGCTGATCTGCTGTGCTGCGCCGCAAAACGGTTGGCACAGGCCGCCCATCTACGCTGTAGGCTGGGATGGCCCACTCCAGGCCAAACTGCTCGGCCTGCTGACGCGCGTAAGCCCAAATATGTGCCGGTTTCCAGGGCCGGTCTGTGGAGAGAGCGCCAACGTCTATTGCAGCAAGTTTGGGCAGGGCGGGCGCAGTCTCGGCGGTGAACTCTGGAGGAAATGAAGACTCGCCCCAAGGCGTCAGCGTCACGCGCACCCAGCCATTTTGACCGGGCGTGCTGGTTGCCACGGGCGCGATCCGGCCCGGTATCAGCGAGCGGTCGCTGACCGGAGTGCCGGCCCGCTGCTTGAGGGCGTCCAGCGTCCCGAAGTAAATCTCCTCGGTCAGCGCTTCGGTCATGCTGACGCGTTCATCCAGTACGTCCAGTGCAAAGTCTGGCTCGGAGAGGTGCAGGTTGACCGATAGATTCTTGAAGATCGGCAAACCGGGCCGCTCACCGGCCAAGTTCAGGACATGAGGCAGTACCACCTCGCCGTACCAATCCCAGAACAGTTCCCCATCGGTGGGCAGGCGCTCATCGTGTAAAGTCTCTGCTTGGCTTTTTACGGTCAACCAACCGGTCGGGCCAAAGACCTCACGTCCGTCGGGTGAAGTGCGGTGGTGGAGGGGCACAGCGCAGGCTCCGTGCCAGAGTACGGTTTCCCCCCGGTAAAGAACCGCTTCATACTGCGTTGCCGAGCCGCCAGCTTTAAGCTCTGCCCGCACGCCCTCGCGCTCCAGCAGGGCAGCCAGCGGGTAGAGTTCTTGTAAGAAACGTCCCTGAGTCGCTGGCGCAATGACCGGATAAGTCACGCTGAGTCGGTCAGCTTGGTGACGCCTCCAGAGCGGCTGAATCTCCTCGGCCGCCCAGAAGTAGCCGGTTTTGTAAGCGCTCCGGACATGAACCGCCGCGCTCTGCCCACGTTCTCGGAACTTTTGAAGAATGGTGTTTTTTAGCCCAGCACGGACTTCCGGCGATTCGGACACATAGGCGTGGACAATCAGCGGGCCGCCAGTGATCGGCAGATCGTCAAGCCGCCCGAGGAGGCGCTTCCCTTCCCACTGAAACTGCGCTTCCCAGATGGTGCGGGCTGGGCCGAGCCGGGTGGTGTCCTGACGGGGCGGTTGGTGCTTGGTGGGTAAGCGAGTAGGGGTCATCAGGGTCTTCCTTAGTGAGTAAGGGACTTCCTTGTAGGTCAAGGCGGTCGCGCGGAGCCAATCCTCAAAGCAGATTAAAGCCCAGCCGCTCGGAGCTTGGCCAACAACTCCGGCAGCATGGACAATGAGAGCGGGTCAGTTGCGCCGCTGATCTGGCCCAGTTGTGAACCGAACTTCAGCTCCCGGTTCCCTACCATCAACCGCAGCAGCTTACCGCCCGACCCTTTACGTTTGCCTATTTTGATGCAGCCAATCAAGCCTTCAAACAAACGCATCTCTCAAACTCTATCGCTAACGATTTTTGACAAGCAGCACCTAACAAGCTGTCTGGCTGCATCACCGCTTCCCACTGTGTTACTGGGACATTCAAGAATTGCTCCACCAGCGCGGGTATTCAGGTCAGTATCGTCGTGATTTGCATGAGTGTGGACGGCGTTTGGCTTCCCACTGCGGCTTACTTCAGGTTCCAGTCCTGATAGACAAAGCCCCACACCGGGTGGTGGCTGAAGTTCTGGATGTTCGGGTTGACGAAGTCGTAGACCACCGGGTAGAACAGCGGCACCACCGGATAAGCTGCCAGAATCATCTTCTGGGCCTTCTGGTACAGCGTCACGCTGGCTTTGAGATTGACGCCTTGGGCTTGATCGAGCAGTGTGTCCACAGTCTTGTTTTTGTACCCGGAGAGGTTCCAGCTGCCCGGTGCGTACTGATTGGACTTGAACAGGATCGGCAGGAAGTCCGAGGCGTCCGGATATGCCTGGAACCAGCCGGAGAGCCCGATGGCCGTCGTGCCGGGGGTGGTCATGGTGTTGATCCACTCGGCCTGCGGCAGCGTCTTGATGCTGGCCTTGATGCCGATCACGGCGAGTTGCTGCTGCACCGCTTGGGCGATCTTGGTGAACGCCTCGTCAGTGGACGTGAGCAGAGTCGTGCTCATGCCGTTTTTTAAGCCCGCCTGGGCCATCAGCGCTTTGGCCTTGGCCGGGTCGTAGCTTATGTCTTCAACAGTCGAATCGTTGCCCGCCAGACCCAGCGGAATCATCTGGTTGGCGATCTTACCGCGCCCGTTGACGAGTTGCAGGATGCGCTTCTTGTCGATGGCGTGGCTGACCGCCTCGCGCACCAGCTTGTTGTCGAAGGGCGCTTTCTGGGTGTTAATGTAGAGATAGTCCACGCCGATCTGCACCGCGTCATGCACGTAGCTCTTGTACTGGGGACTCTGCACGATCGAGGCGAACTGCGCGGTCGGCACCCCGTTCCCGAGCACGTCCACCCCGCCTCGTTGGGCGCGCAGCAGCGACACCTGATCGTT from Deinococcus detaillensis encodes the following:
- a CDS encoding M14 family metallopeptidase: MTPTRLPTKHQPPRQDTTRLGPARTIWEAQFQWEGKRLLGRLDDLPITGGPLIVHAYVSESPEVRAGLKNTILQKFRERGQSAAVHVRSAYKTGYFWAAEEIQPLWRRHQADRLSVTYPVIAPATQGRFLQELYPLAALLEREGVRAELKAGGSATQYEAVLYRGETVLWHGACAVPLHHRTSPDGREVFGPTGWLTVKSQAETLHDERLPTDGELFWDWYGEVVLPHVLNLAGERPGLPIFKNLSVNLHLSEPDFALDVLDERVSMTEALTEEIYFGTLDALKQRAGTPVSDRSLIPGRIAPVATSTPGQNGWVRVTLTPWGESSFPPEFTAETAPALPKLAAIDVGALSTDRPWKPAHIWAYARQQAEQFGLEWAIPAYSVDGRPVPTVLRRSTADQPEFLARGVLLTSGQHANETTGPVAAAQLIGTLAANPLPFAVLPLENPDGAHLHRALTQLNPEHMHHAARYTSLGDDLEFRLRNGDPRWEARARAWAAGEIGASLHLNLHGYPAHEWVRPYSGYAPFGFESWALPAGFLTIIRYHSGHQKSAHRLADAIATRLTTLDDVVAHTTRACRTGAAHSGPPHYELIRGLPFLLAEYPEALCPLTVITEAPDETIYGQRFAMFVRAHQAVCEAAIEYHRLCCLTQAPPPA
- a CDS encoding sensor histidine kinase, with product MTAPRPDQENQLEMSQLQNIVDVSTDCIKVLDLDAHLLSMNTGGMATMEIGDFSLCQHQRWPSFWEGEARLQVERALEAARAGEASVFEGPAQTFAGTPKWWEVRISPIRDQGGTITKLLAISRDITDRKTAEFRLQESEARLRAQAEMLSLQASQNEQALFAFVRFTTKVASSTDSELLATAASDVIREVIGGAMSGFYLIQGDTAHPLMFSSNTPPEVQALRRPGLSVQYPLIQQALEQRRAAFAEHDQARQQSVGYASALSVTPYFRQGQPYALFATGIDRSSWSARERAIIESVGNGLGLALERAGQARQLTAQRDMLQAANEELEAFAYSVSHDLRTPVRHIVSFGALLRRSLPEQLDAKTQRYFNVVETAAVTLNQLIDGMLDLSRTSRQPLEAGQVDLSRLLSAARQEIGAAEPSRQITWQVAKLPVVTGDAALLRRVMSALLSNAVKYTRPREAAVIEVWAEDREQTWAVFVRDNGVGFDPRYKDKLFTVFQRLHRQEDFEGAGVSLANARRIMARHGGVMTADGQVGKGATFGFILPKAASDWAEPAH
- a CDS encoding GGDEF domain-containing protein gives rise to the protein MLPTDSTRTLAARSAATSSTSDGLAPDRLRRRVYLGATALGIGVLIGSWIINIQAPRPDLYISIGHPLLLLQCLWVMVWLLQGRALNVAERVVLIVNSLSILVQMLLALVAQDSQLIGLTSAAYWMLVAVSILTFLLFNNRQALLICGGMYTLAVALPWSILLLRGAQLETYGDLGRVQLTCGAVLVLLSLLAWYKERFAAEQGQRYLLERLAYTDPLTQLPNRHALYLEIDRLLTESGEGHHGCLILLDIDHFKRVNDTFGHTIGDQVLTEIASRLRREVGAQGCVGRWGGEEFLITLPRVSQDEGCVLAERLRNAIALPLLTEAGVVTASFGITPCFAGDDLQRLTARADRALYAAKESGRNRVVVVAADLEDQASPALTEFSLS
- a CDS encoding M42 family metallopeptidase — its product is MKLDLDQLLTLSNLNGVPGREDAVREYVQQQLGGLVDDLRVDALGNLIAFRAGRDAPSGKAKERVMLSAHMDEIGFLVRYIDERGFLRVQALGGFDPRNLFARNVTVQTRGEALPGVLTPGGRPIHISNPEDRSKVPELRAFFVDLGLDAEAVRQQVRVGDMVTLDQQARRMGQLVVGKAMDDRASVFMQLEVLRQLTGPPRHDLYAVFSTQEEVGLRGAVTAAYSVQPSIGIGLDVTLAVDTPGVEADEAVTRMGEGIGIKVYDSSMISTRWLVDEFVDLAEQEGVAYQLEVLSQGGTDGAAIQGSRSGVPTLTLSLPTRYIHSVTEAVHVSDLEAGVALLLAYLK
- a CDS encoding ABC transporter substrate-binding protein; amino-acid sequence: MLLSAFSLTLALAVSPALATKSVTVAYSSDMHTLDPAIGDDTQNWPVEHALFVTLLTYRDGTMLVPWAATHLGQVSKDGKTYTFHIKKGIQFEDGEPTDAAAFKYAIERILDPKSKSPQSGKAGWFGNLVGAADFVDGKAKDVSGIKTPDPYTIEFQLIKPDRTFLNYMATPFGSAVDRKAAEKWGSDYSHHVVANGPFVLKSWVPGQEMVLARNPTYFDKANAAKLDEVHILLSLNDQVSLLRAQRGGVDVLGNGVPTAQFASIVQSPQYKSYVHDAVQIGVDYLYINTQKAPFDNKLVREAVSHAIDKKRILQLVNGRGKIANQMIPLGLAGNDSTVEDISYDPAKAKALMAQAGLKNGMSTTLLTSTDEAFTKIAQAVQQQLAVIGIKASIKTLPQAEWINTMTTPGTTAIGLSGWFQAYPDASDFLPILFKSNQYAPGSWNLSGYKNKTVDTLLDQAQGVNLKASVTLYQKAQKMILAAYPVVPLFYPVVYDFVNPNIQNFSHHPVWGFVYQDWNLK
- a CDS encoding ATP-binding protein; its protein translation is MNDTETPFNAAADQAAQLITHLQGVTQALAAVRQQGEVFGIILNDALEALQGIAGTVLLVQGNRLYVAARRGHDDASVWQDSVLSDSRPGPDVLRSNTPLFFSGSGDLVSAYPQLEVHSGGVAAVASAVLPMVEDGQPLGVIVLDFREPHDFTTDEERFLLTLAGQCALALDRVRLSGNLERQVQDRTAELEAFVRFTELADGETDVLALAGHAEEVLSLLFPGCTNGYYALEDGAWKLKVYSRDLEADPDLLASLKAGLPLDTPVFAQSARTGGPVFVEGWNPEKEQIAQTEAYQSVGTYPLSVGGSIQAVFVLGRRDTPHWTAHQQAVFHSVGRSLKLALERTEQTRQLKMQRDMLQASNEELEAFTYSVSHDLRTPVRHIIAFGGLLRRSLPGPLSEKAERYFGVVEAAAVHLNQLIDGILEISRTSRQPLRVGKVDLGRLVEMVHKELSAAAPDREISWKVAELPTVTGDADLLRRVVMALLSNAVKYTRTREQAVIEIWAEEQPQSWTVLVRDNGIGFGPQYQGKLFTMFQRLHPQEEYEGAGVDLANARRIVTRHGGTVMAQGRPGVGATFGFTLPKAAVQREKAAL